The genomic stretch AGGCCATCTTCGCGCTGGGTGCGCAGGACGTGCAGCACGCCTCCGAACGCGCCGTGCTGCAAGGGAGACTCGAGTGTGCGCGCTGGTTGCAAACCCGGGGTGCGAAGCCACGACCCGGGCTGGTCATGGATTCGTGCGAGACGTTGAACACGGACGGCTTCGACTTCCTGATGGATGCGGGAGCGCCGCTCACGGACGCGCAGGGTGACCGCCTCGCACCGCTCGCGCTCGTGCTCTCGACCTACGCTCGCTGTCCGGAGGCCAAACACTCGCTCCTCGATCGCTTCGCGGCCCGCGGTTACCTGTTGCCGGACACGCCGATCGTGGCCTTGCACCGAGGCGACGTGAACCTGCTCGACACGCTTTTACGCCGTGACCCGTCACTGCTCGCTCGCCGGTTCGCACTGCGCGAGATCTACCCGAAGGATCTCGGTTGTGCGGAGGAGGGACGGGCCGGTATGCATTGGACCCCGATCGAGGGGACGACGCTGCTTCACCTCGCAATCGATTTCCGCGAGCACGCGATCTTCGCGTGGTTGTTGGATCACGGCGCGAACGTGAACGCGCAGGCCGCGGTGGATGACGCCGGCTTCGGTGGACACACGCCGCTTTTTCACACCGTCGTCAACGGCCCACAACGAGACCCCGCAATGGCGCGAGCGCTCCTCGCTCGCGGCGCACGGCCGGACATCCGGGCGAGCCTGCGCAAGTTTCTCGACTGGTGCGAGCGCCCGCGCTGGCACGAAGCGCGCGAGGTGTCCGCCTACGAGTGGGGTGCCACGTTTCCCGATCGGAGTTGGGTCGACACCGAAGCGCTGCGGTTGCTCGGGCCTTGATGCGTGGGCGATCGTCGGCGTGTATCCGACCGTCCCGTGGAGCGCGGGTCTCTTCGCGCATCGGTAGCCTCGCGCTGGCACGTCCCACCAGAGCATCGCGGCGATCTCCCGCGCCCCGCTGTTCGCGGCGCGGACGGAGCCGCGCCCTCCATCCGTTTCGTGTACATTCCCGAGGAGGGCGGATCTCCGCGTCCGCCGCGTGCGGATCCCGGCCTGTCCACGATCCGCACCCATACCGCGACCGTACGCCCATCGCCGCGATCAGGGACGATCGCGTCCACCTGGACACCGCTCGTGGACCACGCGCGCATTGCGGTGCGCGCGCGACGCTGTCGACTCAGGGCGCGACGAAGACCAGCGAGGTGTTCGTGCCGCCGAAGCCGTAGGCGTTGGCGAGGGCGACCTTCACCGATCGCTCGACGGCGACGTTGGGCGTGAAGTTCAGGCCGGTCGCGGCGCAGGCGGGGTCGACGTTGTCGAGATTGATCGTCGGGCTCACCACGCCGTGGCGCATCGCCATGACGGCGGCGAACGCACCGAGCGCGCCCGCGCCGCCGAGGAGGTGACCGGTCATCGACTTCACGGCCGTGACGTTTGCGCGTGTGCGGCCTTCGCCGAGCAGCGCGGCGATGGCGGCGGCCTCTTCCTTGTCGCCGGCGGGCGTCGACGTGGCGTGGGCGGAGACGAGGTCGATCGTGTCGGCCCGCACCCCGGCGTCGGCTACGGCCAACTCCATGGCGCGTCGCGAGCCCTCGGCTTCGGGGGCGAGACCGGAGATATGGTAGGCATCGGCCGTCGCCCCGTAGCCTTTGATCTCGGCGTAGATGCGTGCGCCGCGGGCGACGGCGTGGTCCCATGCCTCCAGCACGAAGACGGCCGCACCTTCGCCGAGCACGAATCCGTCGCGGCCCGCGTCGAACGGACGCGAGGCGGTGGTCGGGGTGTCGTTGCGGGTCGACAACGCCCGCATCTGCGCGAACGCGCCGATGGCGAGTTGGGATACGGTGGACTCGGCACCGCCGGCGAGCATCACGTCGGCCTCGCCGCGCTGGACCGTGCGAAGGGCCTCGCCGAGGCTGTGGCCACCCGTGGCGCAGGCGGAGGCGACGCTGTAGTTGGGTCCGCGGAGATTGAGCGCGATGGCGAGTTGGCCGCTCAGGATGTTGGGCGCGATCTGGATGATGAGGAACGGCGAGATCTTGCGAAAGCCGTTGGTGTTGAGCAGATCGCGAGCGTTCTCGATCTCGGGCAGTCCCCCGAGGCCGACGCCGAGGTTCGTGCCGAAGCGTTCGGGCGGAAGCGTGTCGCGCACGGCGTCGAGACCACTGTCGGCATAGGCTTCGAGACCGGCGGCGAGGCCGAGCTGGGTGAAGCGGCCGAACTTGCGTGTCTCCTTCT from Opitutales bacterium ASA1 encodes the following:
- the fabF_1 gene encoding beta-ketoacyl-ACP synthase II, which produces MSTTQDATSPKRRVAITGIGAITPLGLTAAETWSGLVAGRSGIGRITHFDPETCPVKIAGEVRGFDPTAARFELRPYGSAGEVLLAPLIQKETRKFGRFTQLGLAAGLEAYADSGLDAVRDTLPPERFGTNLGVGLGGLPEIENARDLLNTNGFRKISPFLIIQIAPNILSGQLAIALNLRGPNYSVASACATGGHSLGEALRTVQRGEADVMLAGGAESTVSQLAIGAFAQMRALSTRNDTPTTASRPFDAGRDGFVLGEGAAVFVLEAWDHAVARGARIYAEIKGYGATADAYHISGLAPEAEGSRRAMELAVADAGVRADTIDLVSAHATSTPAGDKEEAAAIAALLGEGRTRANVTAVKSMTGHLLGGAGALGAFAAVMAMRHGVVSPTINLDNVDPACAATGLNFTPNVAVERSVKVALANAYGFGGTNTSLVFVAP